TGATATTCCAAACCACAGATTTTCAATTCCTGATTGTGACAAGCTCGACAGTTGTTGATTGATAAACTCCTGCTCTACctcactaaaaacaaacaaaacacacagaaacaaGAGAAGAATATAAGTTATCACGGAACATACATTGTCGTAACAACCAAAAAAATGTACCAGTGGTTACaaagcagtttttttttccagaaatgtATATTCTTCATAGTAAATCACGATTTCACTGCAGAACAATTAATATTCACGTTATTGCAATTGATttgtctttccttctttttgtctAGTACTGTACATACCTCTTTATAGTGAGAAGAACAGCGCCCTCTTTCTCGCAGTACTCCTTGGCATACATCCACGTGGTTGGCTCGTCAGCAGATAGTTGATAACAGTAGCCATTGTGCATCTTCCAGCCGGGATAACACATGCCTTTGTCACAACAACACAAATACTTATTTCAGTTTTAATATGTATTTTGCTACCATCCTGCAAAAggtaatacaatatataataatTTCGACGAATCATAGTGTCTTAATTTCTAGGAAATAGGCCTACAAGTCATaagagaaaatacaaaatatatgtacgAATGAATGTATCacgagaaagaaaatgcaaaccTTGGAAGGAAATGTATATGTTCTTttgggaaaatgaaataagatttgaattgtattgaattgattTCGAACGATCACGTGTAAAGCATGTGCTGGAATTTCCTTTGATATGTCAGCCAACCTGCCAATACATATCAACTAAAAAGGTCTAATTCTTCACAGAGAAGAAgcaaataggaaaaaaaaaaagaaaacccgaTGGTTTACGAGAAAGGTGTCATTGTGATACCTTGGGGCTTTTCGCAGATAAACCTCAGCCAGTCATTGCAATTGCCGGTACTCCAATTTCCAGTTAAGGTGCTGGCGCTTTCTACCCAAGTGCACATTTGCTGATCTCTGGCATGGGATTTTGATGAAAGAAACGTTCTGTTAGTCTTTGTTTCATAATCCTCTAGTAACAGACAGTTTCCAGACAAATCAGGCGTAGATTATGTACACTATTCGAAGTTAGTTTACTTTAATTTTGGGCATTATTGCCGAACTTTCTATTAGGTTATTCAGGGGCCAGAAGCTCTTGTTCACACCTATATATTTGCAAGACTGCTTATGACGGAAACCAGCCATCAATGGCAGGTATCAACAGTACAGTATATCTGcggtttattttgttgttgtcgttgttggtTTCCTTTTTTAACTTTAGGCCTTGAGACATTGACATACCAAGGATTATTGGattaattttgatttaaaattatATGTAAATTTATTGgattaattttgttattatggAAGCAGAAGACTTACTCTCCTGGCTCGTTTGGCCCCCATTTCTGATAGTTCCACGTAGCTCCTGACGTCCACTCGAAGTTGTTCTTCCCATTCTGGAAGATGTCACATGTGAGAGATGATTTTCAAAACTTAATTcagttttgctttatttttgtagtTTTATCGTGTTTTATCACTTTAAATTTGTGGCCGTTGAGCAGATTAGCATCAAAACAACCCCAATAAAAGTAGGGAGGTAGAAAAGCCGTTATTGCCATGTCATCAAGCATGCGCCAACTTTTTAAACTTGCATCATATGTATGACGAATTATCAAACATCAATTTggttgttcaaattcatgaaattcaggATCAGCaggatcaggaggtcgtaggttcaaatcctacTCGAGTAttacgcccatgatttcttttataatGGCTACtcctaaaacactgatcaattcagtgcttatttacgtcgatagGGCAATtagtcagtcagttgcaatcaAGTTAGTTGTGTGTTATTTTACTTTATCACTTGATTTAGAAAGTTAcacatgttgttattttctctAAATTGTCAGAAATTTTCGAAAAAGTACGCGGTAATTGAAACGACTCGACAAAAACGAAATctgcaaatatatacaaaatataattcaCTATTAGGTCATTATAGTCTACACATCCCCTGCACTTAATTGGTACATATTATTACTCACATCGGTGCGGTAGCCGATCCAGGAGTCAAGCCCCGCCTCGATGACGAGATCCACAAGCAAAGTCTGCTCATCTTCGTCTTTGACGTCCATTAGGTTGGCGTCGAACTGCTCGCAGTAGGTCTgtggaaagagagggaaagagggggagggggcggtgCAGAGAGGGAGATTAGTGAGGGTGATAAAAATAAGTTAATACAATCGTAGTTTAATACAAGTAAGTTAGAAAGGGGAGAGATGGAAAGCGAGAGATagaatggaaataatgatagtTAAGACTAAGAGGGAGTTCGGGAAAGTTATTAACAAGGGAGCAGAGAAAAACAAGGTCTTGCCTTTttctgtgttctttttttttcaggcaaattgtCTCAATTTCTTTAGTTCAGTACAAACTACAATCAAATATTGTTCATGAGGGGCTACAAGTAACAAGAAACGCTTTCAGCAGTCCCCTCCCTTCTCCACAGATCTTCTGTCATACTATGAATTCTACAGTATGTGACTATACTATTTCGTTGCACAATATTTTCCCTTGTCACGATAAACCGGCCTCGTTGACTTGTTATAAATATTAGCAAATATTATAGTTATTACGCTGTATTCATactttgttggaaatgaaataaatgaaatgaaaatgaaatcaacgAAAAAATGGAAGAATGGAGAAAAGGGGAATATATAGATAAATGGAAACAGAAATGTCAAGCTTATAGCTTATTATTTGCGACCGTTCTGTATGGTAATTCATAACATATGTACTGCAATTGTGTCACAGATGTATGTGTcatcaaaattgttgaaattgtagaAACTAGCTATAATGAGCATCATATTTGTATaaatcatgtttgattatgttgattaaaaaaattgtaaatgatgccatacggagaataaatcaaatcaaatcaaatcaaatcaaatcaatttttgtCTTTTCCGTCATGTCTACGAGCAAAATTTTGAATCTGATAATTTAGATTATAGAAGCAACGAATATTGTTAAATGACGACACTGAATGATTTTTAACATGTAGATTACATGTAAagattaaacaaacaaacaaacgatgaGGAAAGAAGTAGATGTGATAGAAGCATACGTACAAACAAGGAGATAATAATGGGTGACGATAAAAATTGGTCAAACACATACCTGAGCATCGTCAAAATTCCTCCAGACGTCTGAGAGGTAGTAGCAGTTCCCTGACATTGACTGCCACCCGTTCGCTTCATCACAAAGAATGGAGGTTGCTGGAAACAAAAGATTTGAAATTTCAAATGGGGAACAAGAAATCataatgaattcaaatgtgcaGGGTGCAGGAAATGTGCAGGAAATTAGATTTGCAGGTTCAGGATCATCGCCTACGAAGAAAAGTTTGATGTGTTCTGGTCATTCCAAGCAAGCATACACACGCACTATCGCATCATATGGTGGCAGCTATATGGTTATCGATGTATTTTTCATCAACTATCTGAAACACAGAATACAaactcactctccctctctctactCGCTCTCTTCTCTCGTACACTTGATTCATATGGTTAATGCGTATTATCAAATGCATTCATGCGCGTAATAGAAACATACTATAGACATATTGTAATATTAGTGTTTGTGACGATGCAAACAATGTTGGAAGTGCATCCATCTCATTGTCTACCATCATCACGATCATGCATTATTGTATTTGCAAATCATATAACTCAaagattaaaaaacacacagaaatgCAAAGTAAACACCAACAAGCAATAAACTAACCCATGAACTTTACCCTTATCTATGTATCACTTCGGGAGTTAATATCAACATTTCTGTGGTCATTATTATCAGAGTCAAACTCACACAATGACCGTTCGCAGACGAATGCCTTTGCCGGGCCACAGTCCGAGTCTACCCACTGCCAGTTGTCGCGAGCCGACATTTTGACGCACGTCCTTGCACCTTTCCCATGACTCGGTTGCCCACTTGCCCAAGATCTAACACAACAGACATGTACAGAACACATCCATAACCTCACTTTGCTTGCTTGCttcttgttgttattgttgttgtttgttctttttaacTCCTGTCCCTTCATTCAATTGTTCGGCTAAATCAAGTTTGTACAAAACAAACGATTAAGAACAAACCGCTGGTTAAAGTATTGTTCAAGTAATGTTCAGCAATATGTTCAGCAACGAAGATTTAATGGGGGCGCCTTTTACTTACTTTTCAGGACTCGTAATCATGTTTTCAGGTCAAAATTTGTGCGATGTTACATCTTTACACTATCTTATTCCCTTTCACTAGCAATGACTTGTAACATTTGCCAACAAATGAGATTTGATCGCCATTGAGAAATTTTTATCTAGGAGAAATTGAAAAGGATAGGTTATACACACAAACCAAACAGTGATCTGTAAGATAGATGAATCGACTCTAACAAGAAAGTCAAGGATAATAAAAGGAGTTTTTGTAACTTTGCAGCAGTCACTAAGATGAATAATACTATAATAGAGTAATCCTGCACAGGGCCCAAATGGCAAATCAAACTAGGTCACTGCAGCTCAAACAACACCATGGGTGAGTGACCAAACATTGCCAAATTCCGAAAGATAAAAGGAATGAGATTAGCTTGTATCTGGTATAGACAATGAAAGAACAGATCGGATCTACAAAGTATGTAATCATGGTAATGTTGGGATTTAAATATTctctctatgaaaaaaaaaacacaaaactttaaaatcaaGCGGAGATCTGAAAATCCAGGAAATAACTTTGATGATATTGCTGTTGAGAAGTTCTAACCGAAGAATACGTGTTTGCTGCAACAATCGGTagtctttttttctcttacgCAGTTGAAGGGTCATACACTGAGCCATCACTCCAGGAGTATCGAAGAAGGCCGTCATTATCAACCAATCCAATCCAGTAATCCTGGTTTCCAGAGATCTGTGAAATCACCCACTCCTGcaagtaaaagaagaaaaaaaaaagacaatcgGAATGTTTAATTCAAAGATCAATTCAGCATTAGAGAGCTGTTTGCTCACatattgcataatatgcatTCTCTGTTCTTTCTTTGAGAAACAGAATTGAAATATGCATACCATTTCATGTCGTTTCCAAATTGTTCCGCCGAAGCGAACTTTGGTAAAAGGCTTTCTATTCATAACAGCTTTTGATTCAAACGGTTTTCCTATCAGTTGCCAGGTTTTCCCTTCACACATTACACGCCTCTAGGTTTGCAAAACCTTGTCATCGCTGTTAGACTAGAAAGTAAGTTATATCGAAGAAATGTCATTAGTctaaataattaaaaaaacatgattAATTTGCTATATAAAAACAATATCAATTGTGGGTGTTCTATCATCATTGCAAGGGGATGTATTTCGAAGTATTACGAATTGTTTCAGAGTAGTTTTACTCATGGAATCTTCGATCCGCGATAATAATTCCAATCACATGAAATCAACCTCTGATCTTCTGACATAATCTTTCATGATCTTTGAGTAGGCTTGGCCACTAAATCTGTAATGCACAATTACTTAAATAAATTTGAGCTgaagttttattattattaatattattattattattattattattattattattattattattattattattattatcattattattattattattattattattatgatttcacttattttcatatGAGATTTAACATAAATCCAATACAGTAAAACATTAACATTACTGATACAGCGGACTTGACAGAGTCGTTGAGTTTTGAATGTAGTGTCAAatgcatacacatgtacaatcgTATTTGCACAACTGATTTGTAAAGCATAGTTATCTTAAAATATTTACACCCTTACGCCTATTCAGTTTCAGGTTTGACAGCAATAAGTCatcaatgaataacaataatgaatgaatggaggGAGGAGTGAACTGGTGAATGGAACCTTACGTTTTCTCCAGGTTCGTTCAGTGATACCAGACTGCCTTCGTAAATGCCGCAGTAGTTCCGTGCTTCGTCCCACGAAGAGGTGTCGGTCACAAACCTGTAGCACTCGTACTCGTCCGGCCTCTGGATCCATCCACTGGGGCACGACACACCTTCCACTGTCCAAGGTGAAGCCAAATGAGAAAGGGGATattaaagatttaaaaaaaaaatgttcttatcTCTTCTTATCAATGATACGGGAACAAAAGGGGAACTGAAAGGTGCTTTTCATCCCTAACAATCTACAATCAGAGtggtctgtttttgtttttgtttttgtttttgttttgtcttgttttgttttagttgtttTGTACTCTCGTCATAATTGCATTTCTCATCTATGAATGTTATCGGTAATCACGTATAGTTGCAGTGGTGCTATACGGCGCGTTGGGACTGGTGATGAAAATGTATCACAGAACTTGGCTCACAACATTCATCTTTATTATATGACGTATACATCGCTATCATGAACCGGTATCAGATCTCCCTGAAACTATTTTTTATGTCAATTATGGCAACCAAACTTTTTTCTGAGGGTAGATACTGACATATGGAGGGTGATGTAATTCCCCCTGCTTCCTGAAAGAGGTGAGTCAAGTTCTCAAACATATGTGCTAGAAGCAATTGCCATGTTGAATTCTCTGAATAATTGTCCCGCAGTGGCGTCATAAACGCGTCCTCTCATTCAgcgaaacttaaaaaaaaaaatcattattttttgaacAGATcatccgattttccttaaacttcacTAATTTGTTCACCAATATATATACTTCTGCATTCAGGCAATTCAGATGTGTATATTTGGGTGTCATTCCCCTATACGCCAAAGGCGAAATATTATTGCAGAAGCTGGTGATATTACACACTGTCAAAAATTTGCACGCAAAAGAGTTTAGCAGAACTACCTGCATAACTTCTGCAATACTCTCCCAATAAAAGGAaagatgagagaaagagagaaagagagagccaCTGACAATGATTTATCTCAATAGGCCGATTTGGTACTGTATTAAAACAACCATACTGCTTGCCGGAGACTTGTGACAACCTAGCACTACAACTAAGTGAATTCCTGGATGGAGAaggtgaatgaaaaatattcatgaataatTTGTTGTAATCAATTACGAAAATAATCTCTTTGTCCATTGCTCTTGAATCATTTCATGCTCATGTCACCCTACGGGCACAGAAAAATGCAACATTTTCCTTTTAAAATCACGTGGCAGCCCATACATGAAGTCAGGGTCAAACTAATCATTATCTTTGATGCAGTGATCGTGACCTCCTGATTAAACGCCACTGTTAAAATCAAAAGCAAGATAACGGTCCGCTCCTGGACTGCCAACTTTAAATGCAGTTCCTATAGCTTTGTCACTTTATGATTGTGTTAGCACATGTATTTATTATGTCCGAATACATGGTTATTACTTGTGTTTCCCAAACATATTCTACATGCATTTCGTAAGGAACTACCAAGTTTAATGTCTATATATACTATTATAATATAGGTTTACATGTAAGACTAACTGTCAAATATCTACTTGCTAACTGCGTATGGACATGAAACGGCTTTGATAAGCCATTGTCGGTGGGTGACTCTGAAGTAAAAGTAAACACCTGTTATCAGATTTGCACATCGTATTATAGGGTAATATTGGAGACTTTGGCATCATTAGTCCGTAAATATGTTCTTGTACCAGTTGGTGGCTGCCATCGTCACATGTTTACTGAAGAGCAGGTATAAAAACTTTTATGGGTCCATATGCCTTCTTTTACAAGATTGCCGTAATATCCTGCAGATTTTCACGATATTACATAGAGCATTTAAATGATATatgcaaagaagaagaagcagacaTCTATAGTAAATGCCCGCCCATTTGTTATAACGCCTGAGCAGATATGATAATCAAGTGGAGATATGGTGGTACAAGACAGTCATTTCCTTGTAGATGCACAAGATAATTcgtcggccttatgccaaaagggcttTAAagaactgcccccccccccctgccaaaagggcactaatagtgtacaaaCTCTATAGCGTTAAGGGCCCTTTTGCATAACAGTGGAAGTGgtttaaggcccttttggcataagaccGACGAATTATAACATGGGTTCTCTTGTTAGGTTATATGAAAGAATGCAGATCTCATGACCCATACTTTTAATTGGTCCGTTCATGTTGGTACATGACAAGCCAAAGTGCAGTCATTTTCATGAAGTATAATGATCGATATCATGTTTTAAGATACGTGAGCTTAATGCGCACTATTGAAATCAGAATCTATCTGAAAATATCTCAGCAATATTCTAAATTGTACCCATACTGTATAGCATTCTTGTGATGACTGTCTCACTCTGGTTggttttgctttgtgttttaTAAGTTAATTTCAAGTTACGCCAGCTTGCGTGTTTATGTTaatggttgaaaatgtgtatttttttatcatatttctacGTATAGCCCAGTTTGCCTCGTCATCGTTTGTCATCTAAGGAAATTTAGAAACATGGATATTCTGACGAGAAATTTAAAAGTAAATGCCCTCTTTCAATAttttaaaggtaaaaaaaaaattgactgaaatcggattaaaaataagttatgacattttgaagttttgctaactTCTGCAAAATATGATGTTATTCCGGGTTGAATAGCTTCACAGtaatgatcagttagatataatttaccaggatttgagcctcgggcataattgcgtttgaatagaaaatgttatgtacaaactatatggcaagttgtgaggggatgacatgctcacttttccatttgcacaTCCATACTGACCGCTCAAGAACTTCCAGaaaaaaattagcgaaacttcaaaatgtcataacttccttatttttcatccgatttcgatcaaaattgtaccgttgaactcgtaatattttactctttcttatcagcgtTACATACATTTGAAGGGATTTTTCCCCTTTAAGCTAAAGGGTAGGATGTAGGTCCTAGTATACGTAGTATTACATGGGGAGTCACAGAAGAAGATATGACAAATATCATGGTTTGGCGTGATGGTACAATTACCCTGAAGGGCTGGATTAAAAAGTTGAACTCATCATAAAATGTGTAacagttttatatatatatatatataagttatctgtgtttatgtgtttttgttaagtttgcacacacaaatgcaGAAGGCCTACCCGTTTCCTCTAATAGACACAAAAATATACACGTAAACACCAATAATTCTACACAAACATACTTTCCAGACTTTCCAGTAGTAATCTACTTCCGTAAGATAGGTGTAACTCTTACCTCTGCAAAAAGACAGCATCAGGGTCATCACAAGGACGACAATCGACGTCAGTGTGGTAGCATCTTCTGCCATGATGTTTCCGCCCGCCAACCAATCTCTCTCCGTTAACTCCTCTtcgttctttaatccgaaatcACAGCTCACAGGTAATCAAGTTTGACTTTAAAGTTACAACTGAGTTGCATTCATAGCTTCTTCTATAAAAAGCTATACCTCCGCCATATGCCTCCACGGTATTATATCCATGTTCCACTGTGACTATGATTATAAGTTTAGCTCACGAAAACGCGCACATTCCCCGCATGCACACAACTTGGTCTTGATATAATCTCTTTCTGACACTGAATTGCAAAATACCCACACAGCCTCATCGTAATTTAGTAGAAGCTAACTACGCTTGTATTACCCTGTTTTTTATCTGTTAGTTTGTACTGTGGACACCAATCTAGAGGTCACGTGCTATTTGCTTGTTGAGCGTACTGCAATTCAGGATCGCTCACGGTTGCACGATTGGGTAATCAGACACCGTGTCTCGACCCCTGCAGGTACGGCGCGTAAATGATGTGCTTGACGTGCAACATTAAACAAACATAAGCAGGATTCGACAACCACCCCTCCAGAACGATACTTATGTCTAGCATATCAAGATGTCACCGCGATGACAATAGCTGGAAATCCAGACAGTTTGTTACTCCTGAAGTCCTCAATATTTAAATTATAGGAACGGGTCACCTAAGTGTCTGTCACACTGTACTACATTGAGAACCTTGAGCCTGGTACAGATAGCTACTACCCCCTGAGTTCTGGGGAAAACTGCTCACACCACTCGTCTGCTTTAAGGGGAGGTGCAGGACTGATAAATGAGCACACAAGAGTTGGACCATGCCCCCTATGTACCTGCAGTAGCCATTTGTATCGCCTTATGGAAAAGGTGCATGCGTTGCACCAACGACGTATACTGTTTGGGGATTGTACATTTTCCATTCTTATTGAAAAGATGTTGTAGTAAATTGTTAATTGACTTGAGTAATAGTCACTAATAGAGATTTCCATTTGTCATAGGCCACCGCGGACATGACGAAAAACATGTGTTAATACACTGTATTGTGACTGTtgtaacaacaacagcaagtaCAGGAATATGTCTACATGATTATTCATCGCGACAACCGCCACagtattttgtgttatttcttAAAAGCAGTGTTCAAGAATTAGTGACGGGCTCTAAATGGTACTTGGCTGTAATCTATTGCCATCTCTCTTTTTCATAAAAGAGTAGGCAATTAAAGTCTACGTCATTGGGAACCAATGTCtgacgaaaacaaaaaaaaaaaaaaaatcctcacaaaatttatgtatatatggcTTTCGTAGCCTGATTTGCCTATACGGAAAGGTAATTACATGCAGCAAAATTAAGCACACCTCTGCGGGAATACATGGATTCATTAGCTcccttttcgtttcatttttctCTATCGTGTTTGATGATAAGTAGACATACCAGGGATTTGTAAGTCACAGATGGAAGTGATTATCAGTAACAGCGGATCGAAACCGATCGGAGATCATCACGGCTCATGACCATTGTGACATGAAAATATGCAACGTTCGGAACACATACacaacaacaactgcaacaCTCAATCTCATTTCAACATAAATCGATTGacttcgtgttttttttttattgttacatGGTGCATAAAAGTACTGAAATTACATACGTGGCAAAGCTGTCTAAAATTACGccgttaaataaaaaaagttgtttgtatataatatgaaaaaaaaaattatatggaCAATTTTCATGACATGGGTAAAAGCTGGAGTATTAGACGCATGCCATGTAAGGTAAAACTGAGACAGTTCAGTCAAGTCACCCGCAATATATTTTAGCCGGGCTTTAATGTTAAGATGAATGACAAATTGATCTTTATACAACAATTAAAAGTTACAGAAACCAACACATAAGCGGATAAGTGGCAGGAATATTCCACACAGGAATCGTTCGCCAAAAGCcacgaacaacaacaacaacaacaacaacaaaaacaacatcgaTATCTAAATGGTAGAAACTAAAAGCAAAACATATTGAAAACTTTCGCCCTAATTCACGCAGAAAATCCGAGGTAGCAGACGCTGGCGAAAGTGAGTGTGTGGGGGGCGCGTGGCTAGTCGACACGTTAATGGGGGTGGCCTGCAGCACCGTGCGCGGAGGGACATCATGTTCACATAATTTCACGCgtagtgtgttgtgtgtgtgtgtaggcgaCAGAAATCGGGTTAAATCTACAGTTGTAGTCTATGACCTTATCATtcctttacaacattatttcagTTAATTACCTGTGTACAACACGTGAATACAAGCGCCCGATTGCAGACAGCAGGTGGCAAGCGACCGTTGCAACTATACCACCTCCGAAGGAAATGCACCAGTCCGACTAGAGCCATCATCGAAAAATGAGACGGAATGTGGAATGTATTTGGTTGTGTTTGCTCCCAAAC
The DNA window shown above is from Diadema setosum chromosome 14, eeDiaSeto1, whole genome shotgun sequence and carries:
- the LOC140238171 gene encoding C-type lectin domain family 17, member A-like, whose translation is MAEDATTLTSIVVLVMTLMLSFCRVEGVSCPSGWIQRPDEYECYRFVTDTSSWDEARNYCGIYEGSLVSLNEPGENEWVISQISGNQDYWIGLVDNDGLLRYSWSDGSVYDPSTA